The Jiangella sp. DSM 45060 genome contains the following window.
CCTCACCGGCGTCGCCGTCCCGGTCCTGGCCGTCCTCGTCGCGGTGATCTTCACCCCGAGTCGGTTGCCGATGATCAGGAGGGTCGAGTGAACAGCACGACAATGCGCCGCGCGCGTCAGGCCGCGCGGCGCCGGACGCTGGAGCTGCTCGCCCTGCGCAGGGCCGAGGCCGCCGGCCGGCGCCTGGTGGAACGACGGACCGTGCGTCAAGTTCGACCCGGAGGTGCCGAGAGGGGGACCGAGGGGTGAAGATGGTGCCATGACGGAGCCCAACCAGAACGCCGAGTCCCACGACACCCACGAGGACGACGAGCAGCGCGTCGTCGTCGTCGGCCCTGGCGGCATGGCCGTCGAGTCCGCGCCCGGCAGTCAGGACGAGCAGCGCTCGCTCACCGACCTCGTCGAGCAGCCGGCCAAGGTCATGCGCATCGGCAGCATGATCAAGCAGCTCCTCGACGAGGTGAAGGCCGCGCCGCTCGACGAAGCGAGCCGTCGCCGGCTGGGCGAGATCCACCGGGCCTCCATCGACGAGCTCGAGGACGGCCTGGCGCCGGAGCTTGTCGACGAGCTCGAGCGGCTCGCGCTCCCCTTCGACGACGACAACGTGCCCACCGACGCCGAACTCCGGGTCGCGCAGGCCCAGCTGGTCGGCTGGCTGGAAGGGCTGTTCCACGGCATCCAGACCACGCTGTTCGCGCAGCAGATGGCGGCGCGGGCGCAGCTCGAGCAGATGCGCCGGGCGCTGCCTCCGGGCGTGCAGCTGGCGCCCGGTCAGGCGATGCCGGGCCAGCAGATGCCCGACGAGGGCGACCAACGCGGCAGCGGGATGTACCTCTGACGATGCCGGCGGGCGATCCGCTGCTCGAGCGGATCGCCGCGGCGGTCGCCGTCGGCCACACCGAGTCGCGCACGACGGCGCGCACACTCCTGTCCGAGCTGTG
Protein-coding sequences here:
- a CDS encoding bacterial proteasome activator family protein; protein product: MTEPNQNAESHDTHEDDEQRVVVVGPGGMAVESAPGSQDEQRSLTDLVEQPAKVMRIGSMIKQLLDEVKAAPLDEASRRRLGEIHRASIDELEDGLAPELVDELERLALPFDDDNVPTDAELRVAQAQLVGWLEGLFHGIQTTLFAQQMAARAQLEQMRRALPPGVQLAPGQAMPGQQMPDEGDQRGSGMYL